One stretch of Acidimicrobiales bacterium DNA includes these proteins:
- a CDS encoding cobyric acid synthase, whose protein sequence is MKGALMVCGTASDSGKSTVVAGLCRVLARRGVRVAPFKAQNMALNSAVTRSGAEIGRAQAAQAHAAGVEPEPAMNPILLKPSSDRVSQVVVMGRPWATLDAAAYQEAKPHLWDIVREQLADLRRRFDVVLCEGAGSAAEINLLDGDIVNLRLAHEAGIRSLVVGDIDRGGVFAALYGTVELLPVHLRRTVGGFVINKFRGDPAVLEPAPSELERLTGIPTVGVIPWIDAPVLDAEDSLDLRRLPVGTPGRDSLDVAVIRLPRISNFTDIEAIALEPKVNVRLVDHPATLGRPDLLVVPGTKATVSDLRWLRESGLAAAVSEVASNHPGTTILGICGGYQMLGEKIEDSVEAPTPQIVEGLGLLPVSTVFNKEKTARLRSGVAFGETVEGYEIHHGETPAARPWMSVEGADQDGSSAMEGRILGTSLHGLFESDGFRRAFLQTVAARTGKQWTPGDVSFSLERQARADRIADTLEAHLDIDAVTRLILEGHQ, encoded by the coding sequence GTGAAAGGCGCGCTCATGGTCTGCGGCACTGCCAGCGACTCCGGGAAGAGCACCGTCGTGGCCGGGCTCTGCCGCGTGCTCGCCCGGCGAGGTGTGCGCGTTGCACCGTTCAAGGCGCAGAACATGGCGCTCAACTCCGCCGTGACTCGTTCGGGCGCGGAGATCGGCCGGGCGCAAGCGGCGCAAGCGCACGCAGCCGGGGTCGAGCCGGAACCCGCGATGAACCCGATCCTGCTCAAGCCGTCGAGCGACCGTGTCAGCCAGGTAGTCGTCATGGGCCGGCCCTGGGCGACCCTCGACGCCGCGGCCTATCAGGAGGCGAAGCCACATCTGTGGGACATCGTGCGCGAGCAGCTCGCCGACCTGCGCCGGCGGTTCGACGTCGTGCTCTGCGAGGGCGCGGGAAGCGCCGCCGAGATCAACCTCCTCGACGGCGACATCGTGAACCTGCGTCTCGCGCACGAAGCCGGAATCCGATCGCTCGTGGTCGGCGACATAGACCGCGGGGGCGTCTTCGCCGCGCTCTACGGGACGGTGGAGCTCCTCCCGGTGCATCTGCGCCGGACTGTCGGAGGCTTCGTCATCAACAAGTTCCGCGGCGACCCCGCGGTCCTCGAGCCCGCTCCCTCCGAGCTCGAACGCCTCACCGGCATCCCGACGGTCGGAGTGATCCCGTGGATCGACGCGCCCGTGCTCGACGCGGAGGACTCCCTGGATCTACGCCGGCTGCCCGTCGGAACCCCCGGTCGCGACTCGCTGGACGTCGCGGTGATCCGCCTCCCGCGCATCTCGAACTTCACCGACATCGAGGCGATCGCCCTGGAACCGAAGGTGAACGTGAGGCTGGTCGATCATCCGGCGACCCTCGGCAGACCCGACCTGCTCGTCGTCCCCGGCACGAAGGCCACCGTCTCGGATCTCCGCTGGCTGCGCGAGAGCGGCCTGGCCGCCGCCGTGTCCGAGGTCGCGTCCAACCACCCGGGCACCACGATCCTCGGGATCTGCGGCGGGTACCAGATGCTCGGCGAGAAGATCGAGGACTCGGTCGAGGCGCCCACCCCGCAGATCGTGGAGGGGCTCGGCCTCCTTCCCGTCAGCACCGTGTTCAACAAGGAGAAGACGGCGCGCCTGCGCAGCGGGGTCGCGTTCGGCGAGACGGTGGAGGGCTACGAGATCCACCACGGCGAGACGCCGGCCGCCCGACCCTGGATGAGCGTGGAGGGCGCGGACCAAGACGGTTCATCGGCAATGGAGGGCAGGATCCTCGGTACCAGCCTCCACGGCCTGTTCGAATCGGACGGGTTTCGCCGGGCGTTCCTCCAGACCGTCGCCGCCCGAACAGGCAAGCAATGGACTCCCGGCGACGTCTCGTTCTCCCTGGAACGCCAGGCGCGGGCCGACCGGATCGCCGACACCCTCGAAGCACACCTCGACATCGACGCGGTGACACGGCTGATCCTCGAAGGTCATCAGTGA
- a CDS encoding cobaltochelatase subunit CobN — MILFLTNAPSEILALRSIVEGLPEDFPPVRAANPALLDQPPDLAAVTLVLVRLLGGASAWPPFVELRRRCSESGVPMMAFGGEAAPDAEMTAASSVASATVAQAFEYLVHGGLANLENLLRFVSDTVCMTGFGFEPPREVPATGVYYRSPERDGCPHVAVLFYRAHLIAGNTRFVDDLCAALESRGALVTAIWCYTLRPAADGSVEALEAIAQARPACLVTTVLVSGGSSAGGTGWDATALGRLGIPVLQAVTATVARADWETAPAGLGPMDVAMRVAIPEFDGRIISVPFSFNEEVDDGDTLGTPVSAYRTVPDRVSRVAGTAVRLARLRDTPVERRRIAVVLSAYPTRRSRIGNAVALDTPASVIKLLEALRAGGYRVDRIPAGGDALMGELIDAFSYEREVMTAEQLQRAPGRWPASAYRAWWEGVPTSVRAEVEHAWGPAPGDVYVDPATGDLAFAGIDLGGVLITVQPPRGFGENPVAVYHSPDLPPTHHYLGFYRWLDEGWGAHAIIHAGKHGTLEWLPGKGVGLSSSCYPDLALGDVPLVYPFVVNDPGEGTQAKRRAHAVIVDHLLPPMTRADSYDETTRLEQLLDEHAQIASLDPSKLPAVRKQVWDLLVSAEMHRDLGIDQAPEGAEFDDLINHVDGYLCELKDAQIRGGLHILGNAPAGEERIDMLLALTRLPQGSTPSLRAAVASRLGVTLGDGAGRAAVDAVEAECRRLLSKEAEPAGEMEASVLRWVDETASPALDRTPDEIRAILSALDGRWVEPGPSGAPTRGMAHVLPTGRNFYSVDPKAIPSRLAWEVGSALADRLLSRHLDEEGRYPSTIGLVVWGTAAMRTGGDDVAEALALLGVRPVWQEESGRVTGLEVIPEAELGRPRVDVVLRISGFFRDAFPHVIALLDEAVELAGFSADGDPRIFGAKPGAYGSGILPLLESRDWRSDEDLAAVYEAWSGYSYGRAAMGAPAHEAMRRRFARIEIAVKNQDNREHDIFDSDDYLQDHGGMIATVRALSGRSPKAVFGDSSDPARPRVRDLSEEAARVVRTRVLNPKWISAMTRHGYKGAFELAATVDYLFGYDATAGIVEDWMYERVTEAYVGDPEIRKFLESSNPWALRAMAERLLEANDRGLWDASDQSLSTLRSAVLEAEGWEESR, encoded by the coding sequence GTGATCCTCTTCCTCACCAACGCCCCGAGCGAGATCCTCGCCCTTCGCTCCATCGTCGAAGGGCTTCCCGAGGACTTCCCACCTGTTCGCGCGGCCAACCCGGCCTTGCTGGACCAGCCCCCGGACCTCGCCGCTGTCACGCTCGTGTTGGTGCGCCTCCTCGGTGGGGCGAGTGCGTGGCCGCCGTTCGTGGAGCTGCGCCGGCGGTGCAGCGAGTCGGGCGTGCCGATGATGGCGTTCGGCGGGGAGGCGGCACCCGACGCTGAGATGACAGCCGCCTCGAGTGTCGCCAGCGCGACAGTCGCGCAGGCATTCGAGTACCTCGTCCACGGCGGCTTGGCGAACCTCGAGAACCTTCTGCGGTTCGTGTCCGACACCGTGTGCATGACCGGCTTCGGGTTCGAACCTCCCCGCGAGGTCCCGGCCACGGGCGTGTACTACCGCAGCCCCGAGCGCGACGGGTGCCCGCACGTTGCCGTCCTGTTCTACCGGGCGCACCTCATCGCCGGGAACACCCGCTTCGTCGACGACCTCTGTGCGGCCCTCGAGTCGAGAGGAGCCCTGGTCACCGCCATCTGGTGCTACACGCTGCGGCCCGCCGCGGACGGATCGGTAGAAGCACTGGAGGCCATTGCCCAAGCGCGACCGGCATGCCTGGTGACCACCGTCTTGGTGTCGGGGGGATCGTCAGCCGGCGGGACCGGTTGGGACGCAACAGCGCTCGGCCGCCTCGGCATCCCGGTCCTGCAAGCCGTCACCGCGACCGTCGCGCGAGCCGACTGGGAAACGGCGCCGGCGGGCCTCGGGCCGATGGACGTGGCCATGCGCGTGGCCATCCCCGAGTTCGACGGGCGCATCATCTCCGTCCCGTTCTCCTTCAACGAGGAAGTCGACGACGGCGACACCCTCGGCACGCCGGTCAGCGCTTACCGCACCGTCCCCGATCGGGTCTCGCGCGTCGCGGGAACAGCGGTACGCCTCGCACGGTTGCGCGACACACCCGTCGAGCGACGGCGCATCGCGGTCGTGCTCTCCGCCTACCCCACCCGCCGCAGCCGCATCGGCAACGCCGTCGCCCTCGACACGCCCGCTTCGGTCATCAAGCTCCTCGAGGCGCTGCGCGCCGGCGGGTACCGGGTCGACCGGATACCGGCCGGCGGCGACGCTCTGATGGGGGAGCTCATCGACGCCTTCAGCTACGAGCGCGAGGTCATGACGGCCGAACAGCTGCAGCGGGCTCCCGGGCGCTGGCCGGCGTCGGCGTACAGGGCCTGGTGGGAGGGGGTGCCCACATCGGTCCGGGCCGAGGTCGAGCACGCATGGGGACCCGCGCCGGGCGACGTCTACGTCGATCCCGCCACCGGTGACCTCGCATTCGCCGGGATCGACCTCGGCGGCGTGCTCATAACCGTCCAGCCGCCGCGCGGCTTCGGTGAAAACCCCGTGGCCGTCTACCACTCACCCGACCTGCCCCCCACGCATCACTACCTCGGCTTCTACCGGTGGCTGGACGAGGGCTGGGGTGCGCACGCGATCATCCACGCCGGCAAGCACGGAACCCTGGAGTGGCTGCCCGGCAAGGGCGTCGGCCTGTCGAGCTCCTGCTATCCCGACCTGGCGCTCGGGGACGTGCCGCTCGTGTACCCGTTCGTCGTCAACGACCCCGGCGAGGGCACCCAAGCCAAGCGGCGCGCCCACGCCGTGATCGTCGACCACCTGCTCCCCCCGATGACCCGGGCCGACTCCTACGACGAGACGACGCGCCTCGAGCAGCTGCTCGACGAGCACGCGCAGATCGCCTCGCTCGACCCGTCGAAGCTACCTGCGGTCCGCAAACAGGTCTGGGATCTCCTCGTGTCCGCGGAAATGCACCGCGACCTCGGCATCGACCAGGCGCCCGAGGGCGCCGAGTTCGACGACCTGATCAACCACGTCGACGGCTACCTGTGCGAGCTCAAGGACGCGCAGATCCGCGGCGGCCTGCACATTCTCGGAAACGCCCCGGCGGGGGAGGAGCGGATAGACATGCTCCTCGCGCTGACCCGGTTGCCTCAGGGATCGACGCCGTCTCTTCGCGCGGCCGTCGCCAGCCGCCTCGGGGTGACGCTCGGCGACGGCGCCGGGCGCGCCGCGGTCGACGCGGTCGAAGCGGAGTGCCGGCGGTTGCTCTCCAAGGAGGCCGAACCGGCCGGCGAGATGGAAGCGTCGGTGTTGAGGTGGGTAGACGAGACGGCCTCGCCGGCGCTGGACAGGACGCCCGACGAGATACGGGCGATCCTCTCAGCGCTCGACGGTCGGTGGGTCGAGCCGGGCCCCAGCGGGGCGCCCACGCGCGGGATGGCACACGTACTGCCCACCGGCCGCAACTTCTACTCCGTGGACCCCAAGGCGATTCCCTCGCGCCTCGCCTGGGAGGTCGGCTCCGCTCTCGCCGACAGGCTCCTGTCGCGACACCTCGACGAGGAGGGGCGGTACCCGTCGACCATCGGCCTGGTCGTGTGGGGCACCGCGGCGATGCGAACCGGAGGAGACGACGTAGCCGAAGCCCTTGCGCTGCTCGGTGTGCGGCCCGTGTGGCAGGAGGAGTCGGGACGGGTGACCGGGCTCGAGGTCATCCCAGAGGCGGAGCTGGGCAGGCCGCGCGTCGACGTCGTGCTGCGGATCTCCGGATTCTTCCGGGACGCCTTCCCTCACGTCATCGCGCTCCTCGACGAGGCTGTCGAGTTGGCGGGCTTTTCGGCCGACGGGGATCCCCGGATCTTCGGGGCCAAGCCGGGGGCGTACGGCTCGGGCATCCTCCCGCTGCTCGAGAGCCGCGACTGGCGAAGCGACGAGGACCTCGCGGCCGTGTACGAAGCGTGGAGCGGCTACAGCTACGGCCGTGCGGCCATGGGTGCGCCTGCCCACGAGGCCATGCGCCGGCGCTTCGCCCGCATCGAGATCGCGGTCAAGAACCAGGACAACCGCGAGCACGACATATTCGACTCGGACGACTACCTGCAGGACCACGGAGGGATGATCGCAACGGTCCGTGCGCTGAGTGGCCGGTCTCCGAAGGCGGTTTTCGGCGACTCCTCGGACCCGGCCCGGCCCCGCGTGCGCGACCTGTCGGAGGAGGCGGCGAGGGTGGTCCGCACACGGGTGCTCAACCCGAAGTGGATATCAGCGATGACCCGTCACGGGTACAAGGGTGCGTTCGAGCTGGCCGCGACCGTCGACTACCTGTTCGGCTACGACGCGACCGCCGGCATCGTGGAGGACTGGATGTACGAGCGGGTGACGGAGGCGTACGTCGGCGACCCGGAGATCCGGAAGTTCCTGGAGAGCTCGAACCCGTGGGCGCTGCGGGCCATGGCCGAGCGGCTGCTCGAGGCCAACGACAGGGGTCTTTGGGACGCGAGCGATCAGTCGTTGTCGACGCTTCGATCCGCGGTGCTCGAGGCGGAGGGATGGGAGGAGTCGCGATGA
- a CDS encoding ATP-binding protein, with amino-acid sequence MRQLPFSAVVGQEDAKLALLLNAIDPRIGGVLLRGEKGSAKSTLARGLAALLPGGAPFVELPIGSTEDRVVGTLDVATALAGGGTRFAPGLLADADGGVLYVDEINLLPDHLVDVLLDVAASGVNRVEREGISHSHPSRFLLIGSMNPEEGDLRPQLLDRFGLAVDVRSFDDPGDRAAAVRRRLEFDEAPEETIASFAGEERELAQRLACARSARLPGDLLESVSALCASVGAEGLRADLTICRAAAALAGWEGRDTADPDDVRRVAPLALAHRARRDPLDPAGIHTEQLEQAMDEHLGDAGDDGDGAPDAAERDRPEIETPAGAVTRLAAARDRRQSAPATGRRTPAEARRGRVIGERIPDGPVQSVAVGGTVRAMAARVADDDAPPGVQAGDIRESVREVKSANLVVIAVDASGSMGAAQRLEAATKAALGLLLDAYQRRDLVSLVAFRGDTAEVLLRPTSSVEVAKARLGAARTGGRTPLASGIREALAVATAPARAATHRPLLVLITDGRATSAPKGADPVEAAAEAASAVRRAGVDAVVVDVEGAGGGSRLGLARELAERMGARHLTVDELTPQAIERAVRP; translated from the coding sequence ATGAGGCAGCTGCCGTTCTCGGCCGTGGTGGGGCAGGAGGACGCCAAGCTCGCCCTACTCCTGAACGCCATCGACCCGAGGATCGGGGGAGTCCTCCTGAGAGGCGAGAAGGGCAGTGCCAAGTCGACTCTCGCGCGTGGGCTCGCGGCGTTGTTGCCGGGCGGAGCGCCCTTCGTCGAGCTTCCGATCGGGTCTACCGAGGACAGGGTCGTCGGGACCCTCGACGTGGCGACCGCCCTTGCCGGCGGCGGGACGCGGTTCGCCCCCGGCTTGCTCGCCGACGCGGACGGGGGAGTCCTCTACGTGGACGAGATCAACCTGCTGCCCGATCACCTGGTGGACGTGCTGCTCGACGTGGCGGCCAGCGGCGTCAACCGCGTCGAGCGCGAGGGAATCTCGCACTCCCACCCCAGCCGCTTCCTTCTGATCGGGTCCATGAACCCCGAGGAGGGGGACCTGAGGCCGCAGCTGCTCGACCGCTTCGGTCTCGCGGTTGACGTCCGGTCCTTCGACGACCCGGGCGACCGGGCTGCGGCTGTGCGCCGGCGGCTCGAGTTCGACGAGGCCCCCGAGGAGACGATCGCGTCGTTTGCCGGCGAGGAACGCGAGTTGGCACAGCGGCTCGCGTGCGCCCGCTCGGCTCGGCTTCCCGGCGACCTGCTCGAATCCGTCAGCGCCCTCTGCGCGTCGGTAGGGGCGGAAGGTCTGCGCGCCGACCTCACGATCTGCCGCGCCGCGGCGGCCCTCGCCGGATGGGAAGGGCGCGACACGGCCGACCCGGACGACGTGAGACGGGTCGCTCCACTCGCACTCGCACACCGGGCGCGCCGCGACCCGCTCGACCCCGCCGGGATCCACACCGAGCAGCTCGAGCAGGCGATGGACGAGCACCTCGGCGACGCCGGCGACGACGGCGACGGCGCACCCGACGCCGCCGAGCGCGACCGGCCGGAGATCGAAACGCCGGCCGGTGCTGTCACCCGCCTGGCAGCCGCGCGCGACCGCCGCCAGAGCGCCCCGGCGACGGGCCGGCGCACGCCCGCCGAGGCGCGGCGCGGGCGCGTCATCGGCGAGCGCATCCCGGACGGCCCCGTCCAATCCGTCGCGGTCGGGGGGACGGTCCGCGCCATGGCCGCACGCGTGGCCGACGACGACGCGCCTCCGGGCGTGCAAGCCGGCGACATCAGGGAATCGGTGCGCGAGGTGAAAAGCGCCAACCTGGTCGTCATCGCCGTCGACGCCTCCGGTTCGATGGGCGCGGCGCAACGCTTGGAGGCGGCGACCAAAGCGGCTCTCGGCCTGCTGCTCGACGCCTACCAACGGCGGGACCTGGTGTCGCTGGTCGCGTTCCGCGGCGACACGGCGGAGGTCCTGCTCCGCCCGACGAGCAGCGTCGAGGTCGCCAAAGCCAGGCTGGGCGCGGCAAGAACCGGGGGTAGAACGCCGCTGGCCTCAGGCATCAGGGAGGCGCTCGCGGTGGCGACGGCGCCGGCGCGCGCTGCGACCCACAGGCCCCTGCTGGTGCTCATCACCGACGGGCGCGCCACCTCGGCTCCGAAGGGAGCGGACCCGGTCGAGGCGGCGGCGGAAGCCGCGAGCGCGGTGCGGCGCGCCGGTGTTGACGCGGTCGTCGTGGACGTAGAGGGTGCGGGTGGCGGGTCAAGGCTGGGCCTCGCCCGGGAGCTCGCTGAGAGGATGGGAGCGCGCCACCTGACCGTCGACGAGTTGACGCCGCAGGCGATCGAAAGAGCGGTGCGGCCGTAG
- a CDS encoding adenylate kinase: MRLLMVASPGAGKGTQAVRLASHYRIAHLSSGDLLRKEVAAGSAIGRIAAGYVARGDLVPDELVMQMLVGPVRRAVEAGGYVLDGFPRTVRQAEEAHAWAKQESGAELQAVVHLVVSRPELRHRMLARAAAEGRTDDNEETIDHRLDVYDSETEPLIGYYASRGLVVDINGEQTVDGVFADIIASIEAVRAGRT; this comes from the coding sequence ATGCGTCTGTTGATGGTGGCCTCTCCCGGGGCCGGCAAGGGCACCCAAGCCGTGCGCCTCGCGAGCCATTACCGGATCGCCCACCTCTCCAGCGGCGACCTGCTCCGCAAGGAGGTGGCCGCTGGCAGCGCCATCGGGCGGATCGCCGCGGGGTACGTGGCCCGCGGGGACCTGGTGCCGGACGAGCTGGTGATGCAAATGCTCGTCGGCCCGGTCAGGCGAGCGGTCGAAGCGGGAGGCTACGTGCTCGACGGGTTCCCGAGGACCGTGCGCCAGGCGGAGGAGGCGCACGCCTGGGCGAAGCAGGAGAGCGGCGCCGAGCTGCAGGCCGTTGTGCACCTCGTCGTGTCCCGCCCCGAACTTCGCCACAGGATGCTCGCCCGAGCCGCCGCCGAGGGCCGGACCGACGACAACGAGGAGACGATCGACCACCGTCTCGACGTTTACGACAGCGAGACCGAACCGCTCATCGGCTACTACGCGAGCCGCGGCCTCGTAGTCGACATCAACGGCGAGCAGACCGTCGACGGCGTGTTCGCCGACATCATCGCTTCGATCGAAGCCGTGCGCGCCGGGCGCACGTAG
- the npdG gene encoding NADPH-dependent F420 reductase yields MKIGVLGATGPAGQAVAVQFAAVGHDVLVGSRAVERAEETVAALTERWAGRALALHPADNDAASSADLVVVATPWEGVLTTVSALAGKLDGKIVVSMANALTRWGRDMIPLLPPTGSVTVAVARAIPLSRVVGAFHHLPAGPWSDLDHQLDADVMVCSDDRAAAGEVIALIDSLPGLRGVDAGGLASALAIEALTPALLEVNRRYKTHAAIRLTGLPDREGTSREQPGSREG; encoded by the coding sequence GTGAAGATAGGAGTCTTGGGAGCCACCGGGCCCGCCGGCCAGGCGGTAGCCGTCCAGTTCGCGGCCGTAGGCCACGACGTCCTCGTCGGGTCGCGCGCTGTCGAGCGCGCCGAGGAAACGGTCGCCGCTCTTACCGAGCGGTGGGCCGGCCGGGCCCTCGCGCTGCACCCGGCCGACAACGACGCCGCCTCCTCCGCGGACCTCGTCGTCGTCGCCACGCCATGGGAGGGTGTCCTCACCACAGTGTCGGCGCTCGCCGGCAAGCTCGACGGCAAGATCGTGGTGTCCATGGCGAACGCCCTCACGCGGTGGGGCCGCGACATGATCCCTCTCCTCCCACCGACGGGTTCGGTCACCGTCGCGGTCGCGCGGGCGATCCCGCTTTCTCGGGTCGTGGGAGCGTTCCACCACCTTCCCGCCGGACCGTGGAGCGACCTGGATCACCAGCTCGACGCCGACGTGATGGTCTGCTCGGACGACCGGGCCGCGGCCGGCGAGGTGATAGCGCTGATCGACTCGCTTCCCGGGCTTCGCGGTGTCGACGCCGGCGGGCTGGCGAGCGCTCTCGCCATCGAGGCGCTCACGCCGGCGCTGCTCGAGGTGAACCGCCGGTACAAGACCCACGCCGCCATCCGCCTGACCGGCCTGCCCGACCGGGAAGGGACCTCCCGGGAACAGCCAGGCTCACGGGAGGGTTGA
- the cysS gene encoding cysteine--tRNA ligase, whose amino-acid sequence MLLYETARRAVVPFEADHTVRMYTCGITPYDSAHLGHAATYIAYDVLQRRLRDLGHETHCVRNVTDVDDDILRKARELGVHYLDLAAEEVSRFDADMAALGLLPAFSEPRATSAIPDILGFIGMVLESDHAYQSGGGVYFDVSSFERFGQLSHLDRSAMLELAAECGGNPDDPNKRDPLDFVLWQPSAPDEPAWQSLWGPGRPGWHIECSALALRELGETIDIHGGGSDLIFPHHECEAAQSEAVTGSPFVRHWMHAGMVRLDGTKMSKSLGNLVFVHDLLKDWPPAAIRLAVIANHYRSEWDWTDRLMPEAAQRLERWQAGRSGSGEAALESVRAVLDDDLDTPAALAAIDAAAGEGRDVSKAAALLGVTW is encoded by the coding sequence GTGCTGCTGTACGAGACCGCCCGCCGGGCCGTCGTGCCCTTCGAGGCCGACCACACGGTCCGGATGTACACGTGCGGCATCACGCCATACGACTCGGCGCACCTCGGCCACGCCGCGACCTACATCGCCTACGACGTGCTGCAGCGCCGGCTGCGCGACCTCGGCCACGAGACGCACTGCGTGCGCAACGTCACCGACGTCGACGACGACATCCTCCGAAAGGCGCGGGAGCTGGGTGTGCACTACCTGGATCTGGCGGCAGAGGAGGTCAGTCGTTTTGATGCGGACATGGCGGCGCTCGGGTTGCTGCCGGCGTTCTCGGAGCCGCGGGCGACATCCGCGATCCCCGACATACTCGGGTTCATCGGCATGGTCCTCGAGTCGGATCACGCGTACCAGTCGGGCGGTGGCGTGTACTTCGACGTGTCGTCGTTTGAACGGTTCGGCCAGTTGAGCCACCTCGACCGCTCCGCGATGCTGGAGCTGGCCGCCGAGTGCGGCGGCAACCCCGACGACCCGAACAAGCGGGACCCGCTCGACTTCGTCCTGTGGCAGCCGTCCGCGCCCGACGAGCCGGCGTGGCAGTCGCTGTGGGGTCCGGGGCGTCCGGGGTGGCACATCGAGTGCTCCGCGCTGGCGCTGCGCGAGCTGGGGGAGACCATCGACATCCACGGCGGCGGCTCGGACCTGATCTTCCCGCATCACGAGTGCGAGGCGGCGCAGTCGGAGGCTGTGACCGGCTCGCCGTTCGTGCGCCACTGGATGCACGCCGGCATGGTCCGCCTCGACGGGACGAAGATGTCCAAGTCGCTCGGCAACCTCGTGTTCGTGCACGACCTGCTCAAGGACTGGCCACCCGCCGCCATCCGCCTTGCTGTCATAGCCAACCACTACCGCAGCGAATGGGACTGGACCGACCGGTTGATGCCCGAAGCGGCACAGCGGCTCGAGCGGTGGCAGGCCGGTCGTTCCGGCTCGGGAGAAGCGGCGCTCGAATCGGTGCGCGCCGTTCTCGACGACGATCTCGACACGCCGGCGGCGCTCGCCGCGATCGACGCTGCCGCCGGCGAGGGCCGTGACGTGTCGAAGGCCGCAGCCCTCCTAGGTGTCACCTGGTAG